The genomic region ATTCACGTCAAAACTAGCTGGAATCCCTTTTCCACGAGGTCCTGGAAGGCGTAGTGATCGTGCTCGTCTCCCAGCAACTTGACCTTAAGTCGGTCCCTTATATTTAGATGCGGAGGTGATGCACAGTATCCGCATGCCCCGAGGAGGAGGCCTCTCTTCACAACCTCGTCAAAGGCGGGTCTCAATCCCTTGTAGGGGCTCTCAGAGATGGGTATCTTAGTCCCTAACCCGTCGAGGTAAACTAGGACCTCGTTCCCCTTCTGGCTCAGTTCAACCGCATAGTGAAATGCGTGGGCCGCCTTAATGGATTCGGAAAGGCTCGAGGGATCACTCATTACTACGAAAAGGAGTTTAGCCATAAATTAATGAAGATAAGGAAAACTAAAAAAGATTTTAACTCTGTCAGACGAGCACCACACTGAAGTTGTTGGTTAGTATCGTGAGCTCCTCTGTCCCCACGTAACTCTCCGGTACACCGTTCACCAGGTTGTCGTGAACGTTGTATGCGCTCTCCCCTGTGTTGGAACCGAAGGTGTAAAGTGATGGGATCGGGGTTACACCGGTGCTCGACAAATAGTAAAGACCTAGCGACGAGTTGAGATGGGTGAACTGAGTTGGCGCACCATTTCCACCACCTCCCCATACCAACTCTGCGTCGTAGTATAGACCGTCGGGCGTATACGTGTTCCCGTTGATTGTGATCTCCGCGGACTTTATCCCTGGCTGGGATATGGTAACCTTGTCGTAGTACTGAACCGAGGTGACTTGACTGCCCTGTAGGATCTCATACCCGAACCATATACTCACTGAGTTAGACGTATACGACGTGTTCACCACATATACGTAAGAGAACGGGAAGGAGTAGGTAAAGGTTGGACCCACGTCGTAATAGAAGGTGTTCCCACTCCCAGCAGAGGCAACCTTTCCGTTCCCGGACACAGCAGATGACGAGAGGGTTGAGGGGTTCCCTGTAAGGTTCCAGATGTTATCAATGAAGGTGACCTGGTTCGTGTTTGTCTGGAAACTTCCGACGTCCTGTAACCAGTACGCGAAGGTTCCCTGCGTGGTGTTTACCTGCAACACAACGTTCATCTGCAGGGTAGCAGAGTATGGATTTACACCGTATTTTCTGGCCTGTTTGTAGTAAGCGAGTAAGCTGGTAATGTTGGCGTAACCCAACACCTTAGAGGTCTCTATGACGTATGGCGTCACCTTGCCTGAATTGTTATAGAGGCCGAAGGACGCTATTCCTGAGGGGGCTGGCGGAGATGTGTAGTAAAGGAATGGGTTCACGTACTCTCCTCGGGTTTGTGGCTTGCCGTGGATTGGAGGGAAAAACACCGGGGATTGTTGTACTGCAGACATTGTAAAAAAGGAGGGTAACAATAAAATAGTTATGAGACCTAGGACTTTTAATTTTAACATTTGAATAGTGTCTAGGTAAAGGTTATTTTAATCTTTCTAAGTAAAGGTCAGTCAAAACGTTAGGTTTTGCCTCCTCCTACATTAATTGGTATCAAGTTATAGGACTCATCATGTTCTGACTATAGTATCTCACGGTATTACTGTGTCTGTTCACGAGAACAGGAGGTGTTGAAAAAAGTGAACTTATCCGCCCTGCCCAGCCTAGAGAGATATCACCTTCTCTTTATCAGTACTATCACCACACCCACAGCCACTATGGCAATAACGGCAACTATCCCCACAAATACTAGACTGATGGACGTCTGTAACGTCTCCTGGACGGGTTGGTTAACCGCTATACTCCCTCCAAGAGCCACTGGAGCAGTTCCGCTGAAACTTCCCGTCAAGTAGAAAGGTAAATTGGCATTCAAGGTGATGCTTGACCCTGCATTAACCCACTCACTGTTTGTCTGAACCCCATTTATTGTTACAGGGTATTGAGAGTTTATCTGTACTAGATACTGTTTCACTGTCTGTACTGAAATAGCTGAAGGCCCGTTCATGGTCAGGGTGGAAGGAGAGATCTGGGTGACGAGTTCCCTAGTTGTAGGGGTAACGTAATATGTGATATTCTCCACGTTTATGGTTGTTCCCGCGTTATACCAACCTGAGGTCAAGGTCTCGTTATTTCCGTTAACAAGGGCGTATGTAGGAATTGATGAAAGTAAGGTGAGCCTATACTGAACCACGGTGGAGATCGTAATGGTTTCCGGCTGGTTCACCGTGAAAGTTGATGGAGTAATCGAAGTTATCACGTAACGTTCGTTAGATGAGGGGTAATATGTGATGTTCTCAACCTGTATCAAGGTTCCTTGATAGTACCAACCTGACTGGAGGGTGAAGTTTTCATAGTCAACTTCGGCATAAACGGGGATAGGAGACGACACCTGAACATAGTACTGAGTCTCTGGGGTGACGGTAATGTTTAGGGGAGAATTCACGGAGAGAGAGGATGAAGGCGTCACACTAGTAATGACTTCCCTCTCACCTGGGCCTAGGTAGTAAGGAACGTTCTCGACGTCTATTGACGTAGATTGGTTGTACCATCCCGAGCTTAGGCTCTCATTGTGGCCGTTCACGAGAGCGTAGACTGGGATAGGAGATGAGACGTCAACGTAGTACTGTTGATAATAGGTGACTGTGAAGGTGCTGGGAGAGGTTGCTGTTCCCTGGTAGTTATATGCGATCACCCTTTCCCCTGAACTGCTCGAGAGGATTTGTGGGAATGTGTAACTAGTGCCGTAGTCCACCCATAACGTGACGGGCAACTTCGCGGTCTCCAGGTTCCCCAGGTAGTAGTAACTCACGGTAGGAACTGCAGGGCCCTGATACTGGAAGTTCACTTGAACCTGCTCGTAGTAGGTTATGGAGAGCTGAGTTGTGCCCAGTATCTCTCCTTGACCATTAACTGCGATCCACCTATAGCCAGACTCAGTTATATTTGAGGCGGAATAGGTGGTACCGGGGGGCACCTTAATGTTCAGGTTATTTAGTGGCAAGGTGACCCTTGAGCCGTTGGGGAAGGTAAAGGTTACGAGGGGTGTAGTGGGAGGCGTTTGCCCATTCACTGAGAAGGATCCTGTCACGGAGTAAAGTTGAGGTTGTGCAATGTTCACTGTAACATACTTAACCACGGAGAACCCTGGGAAGAGAGTTGCGTTAACCTCAAGTTGATAGGAGCCAGGTGACGTTGCTTCTACGGGAACGTTCAACGTGGTTTGTCCATTTACGTACACGTTGTAAGTCCTTGTGAGAGAGTTGCCCTTAACCTGGACTGTTACGTGTCCATAAGCTTGAATTTCAACTGGAATATTGGTTGTCTGCCCAAGTGTGAGATCTACGCTTGGAGGTATCACCACATTAAATTGCGTCACGCTGGTGGTCATGGAGCCAGGCTGAGCCATTACGTTGGCCTCTCCAACCAGCTGATCGTTAGTGTTGTAAACTAGGACTGAATAGTTCACGTAGGGCGTAAGAGTGAATGTGGCGGATCCCCCTTGGAACAAACAGAGGTTATTTACTTGCTCGGCGTACTGGTAGGAATAACTATCATTGTAGATCTGAACGTATCCCTGGTTTAACCCGGTGTTTACAGTTAGGCAAGTGACGTCAGTACTGTTCCACAATGGACCAAGAGCCCCAGGCCCGGTGGTTATAAATCCCGTGGGTAAGCCAGAATATGGATAATAATAATAAAGTACCTTAACATTGGACGATGTCTCGGCAGTATCTGAACCATAGTTGTATGTATTTGCAACCTCCTGGAAATTATGTCCGTTCCAGTAAAATAAAAGTAAATCAACGTTTGCTTGGTTAATATAAGTGTTTGAACCTCCACCTGGTCCGGCGAGAACAAGCTCGGCATCGTAATTATTGCCATTCCCTGTAAGGGCATATCCATTTACCTCAAAATAAACGTTGGTAGCACCTTGAACATTCGTCACTGTAACGGTATCATAGTTTATCCATCCATAACCATCATTGTACCAGAAATAGATAACAGGCTGACCTAGGTTATTGGTACTTACATTTACTAGAAGGTCAAAAGCCGTTGGAAGTGATTGTGTAACAATTGATCCTGGATCGTGGGACACGTCGCCATAAAAAACTTGCGAGGGATAATTTCCATTTGATGAGGATACAGCATACTGACCATTTCCTTGAAGACCGGTCACATTACCAAATGGTACAGTGGAATTCCAAATGTTATCAATAAAATATATTTCATGGTTTACAGTATTAAAACATGCGACGTCCTGAACCCAAAGAGCGTAAGACGATCCTCTTGCCTCATAGTTAAGCATGACATTGAGCTGAAAAGTTACCGCAGTACTTCCACTAGTAAAAGTCAACGCTTGTAAACTGTTTATGTACACTGTCCCTAAGAATTGGGTAGTGTCATAAGAGTAAAAACCGTTAGGCCCTACGCCATAATCCGTAATTCCCATGGGAGCAGGCTCCGATGAATAAATTCCTGGGAGAAGACCTTGACTACTTTCGCCCGAGTATGTGGTGTTGTTGGGCTGAACATGATAGGCTGATACTCCATTAGTAACTAGTAATAGGAAATAATAAAAGGACCAATAGAATTAAGGACTTCGATTTTCTCATAGTTAATGAAGATAAATTATTCCTATATTAACCTTTCGTAAAACATGGCCTAAAATTTTAATATGTATTAGAAAATATTATTTATCACCTACAACATAGGTTTAGATGCCTCTAATATGGTCAGAGATCAACTTGTCACAACCCCTTCATCAGTATAGTCTTCGATCTGACACTGTCACGATTTTTAACAATTTAGAAGGGTTCAATACAATCCTTCTGAACATGGCTTTCTGGTGGTTTCCTTATTCTGAGAATTTCAGTAAAGGGTATGATGTAAACTCCATTTGCATTATTTATTTCAATTCCGTACTTTATTCCATTTAATTTACCGCATATCTCCCCTTTACTGTCTTCAATGCATATTTTTGGTTTGTCATTAATTATTTTGAAAAACTCTGATTCCATTTCTCCCTCAGAGTTGGATTTAGGAAATTTTACATTACTATATTTTCCTTTAATTGTTCTCTCGGTGAAGTAAAATCTTATTCGCATCACATAAAGTGTCATAATCACTGTTGACCCTGATAAAGTGGACGAAAGAGCAAATGCGGTGAATGAGGCTGGACCTTTAATCAGTACATTAATAATGAGAAATGAAAGAAAAATGGATGAAATCATTAGGCTAATGTTCCTAATACTTTTCCAATACAGAAAAAACATGGCATCGGATACAACTTGCCATCCACGTTTCATGTCCAAGTTGGTCGATTTGATAGTAGTATTTTGTGGTGATACTTGGTCTTTATTTGATCTTAAATAGAGTCTCACTAATATAAGAAATAAGACAATTAGGCTCAGAATTATAAATACAAAAAGATTGATATATCTGTCATATTGCTTAAAAATTATTGAGATATATCCTATAATAGTTAACAAAAGGTAAGACAGAATTAGGAATCCATAGTAATATATTCTAGACTCTTGAACAAGCGACATATACCGATCTACGGTATTGTACTCTACACTGATAAGTTTTAAAATCCGAATTCTTTGAGATTTTCTTTCAGAAAAAACAGGAATATAATACTGTAATAGTGAAGCTACAAGACCTATCAGCCCGGGAACTATAGCAGTGACAATATCGGTCAGAGAGCTCATTCAACTTCAATGCCATTTTATCCACTGAATAATAACTTTTACCTGATGTGATTAATTGCAATCTTAAAGGCAGGCCAATTCTAGCCTGCTTAAACCATCACTTCTCCACCATTTTATCATGACGCCGTGTCAACGCGTGGAACTTCCAGGTTAAACCCACTTTGCAAAATTATTTTAATTTTCAGGGCGATTTACTTCTTCAATGGACTGCATATCGCTGACCAATGTCGTCAAGAGATTCGGACTAACGTATGCCTTGAACGGACTCTCCTTCTCTATCCCCTGTGGTGGCAGATACTCCCTTCTAGGACCAAACGGCGCTGGTAAGTCCACGACCATGAAGATCCTAGCTGGCCTAATTAGACCTGACAGCGGTGAGGTCACGATCAAGGGAATGACTCCCGGAAGCAAGGAGGTCAAGAGGATACTTGCCTACCTCCCCGAGGATCCAGTTCCGTATAGGATCCTGACGGTCAGGGAGAACTTGGAGTATTTCGCCTCCCTCAGGGGGATTCCGAATCCAAAGGAGAAGGCAGAGGAGATGATTGACCTGTTTGATCTGAGGGAGTACGAAAGAATTCAAGCGGGGAAACTCTCTCGCGGAAACCAACAGAAGCTCTCGCTTGCCCTGGTTCTCCTTCACGAGCCTGAAATAGTCCTCCTTGACGAACCCCTCAACTACCTGGACATACCCACGCAGGAGAGGGTGATCAACATTCTGAGGGGGATGAACTCGACCTTCCTAGTCTCGACCCACATAATGTCGATTGCGTCAAGGCTCACGGATCACGTAATCATGATCTCGAGGGGGAAGGTGATATGGGCCGGTAGCATATCTGAGTTGAGGGCCCTCGGAAGAGAAGACGAACCCATCGAGAGCGTGGTGTCGAGGATGATGACCGATGATCACTAAACTTCTGAAGGTCATCATTCTATCGCGTTTCCCCAAGTCCACAATAACGATGATCGTCCTCCTAGATGCTGTTCTCGTGGGCATGAGCGTTCCTGGGAGAGGAATCTCCCCCGCAATATCTCCCGAGTTTTCCCTTCTCTCAATCCTGTACATTACCTTCCTTGTGGGGATTTCGCCCTTCAATTCCAGGTTCAACCTAGTTACCAAGTCGGACTCCGACTTCCTAGTGATGCTTCCCGTGGATGATAGGGAACTGATTGCCTCCTTCATCCTGGGGTACTTCGTCGTGAGTTTACTCTTCTCTGCCGTGTTTGTTGCCTGGTTCGTGTACGCCCTCGGACTCTCGGGACTGGTGATACCACCCTTCCTTGCACTTGCGATATCGTCGATGTCGGGAACCCTGTACAACCTTGATAACAGAAAGAAGGCTGTAGTCAGCGTGGTCATGGTGGCCTGGTTCCTGTCAGCCTTGGCGAGGTTTCCCTTGAGTCCCTTATCCATGTTTGCTGGTTTCTGGTACGGCTACGTGATATTACCGGTTTTCTCGCTGGTTCTCCTGGTCCTGGCCCTGAAGAGGTTCAACTATGCAACCTTCTCCACTATGTCCTACACTCCTCCAGGGAAACAGGAGGTCAAGAGGGAGATTACCTTTAACGCAGGGAATCCCTTCCTCCTCATGCTGGAGAGGAACTTGAGGATATTCGAGATTGGCGGAAGAATGAACCTCATGGGAAGTTACACCTTCGTGTCCAGGAGGATAGAGTGGTGGAAGATTTTGAGTATCACTGCGGGGGTTGGGATCGCGATCTACGTGTTGTCAGCCCTGGGATTCAGGAGCTTTCAGCTGGGGTTCTACGTTCTCCTCGGAACCTGGATCTTCACGGTATCCTACTCGAACTCGGCGTTTATCTCGGAACCTATCTGGCTGGACATGAACGTGATGAGTCCGATCCAGTTCGCGAGGTATTACGTGCTAAGTAAGGCACTGTCTGTTGGGCTAATGTTGCTCCCAATCTCCCTCTCTTTCCTTGCCCTGGGGAGGATTGGAATAGCTGTTGCCATGCTAGTGGATTTGCCGCTGAGCTCGATCATGATCATCTCACTTTATGCCAGGTTCTATCAGATCAACTTCCAGAACCCCATGACCTTCAGTCCGTCTAGGTACCTTGTGGGATTCCTCACCATGATTCCCCTAGTGGGGATAGTCTTGATTGCGTTCCTACCAACCCCCGGAGTGATGGAGGGGGTAACGGTTTTTGAGGCCTTGATCTCTTTGCCCTTCCTGGCAATGAAGAGGTACTGGGAGAGGGTTGTGGAAAAGATAGTGACCACAGTATGATTTCTGAACTAGGTTGTTATTCTGAACTTGGTGGTGACTTCCCTCCACATGTAGACTTTATGACGAGGAACCTTCTACCTTAAGAGAGGTTTGGTCCATTATAGGGATACATAAAAATCCTCTTCGAAAGAGGTATAATTTAGCTCCTACTAACATTAATATGACTCCTTAGGGAGTACGTTTCCCTTGCATCATTTCCTAGCTTTCTCCGAAACAGGCAATCAATTACGCGCTATTCCTTAGGCTTGTGTAGGTCTCGTCTAAAGTTTTTACGTAGAAGGAGGAACTAATCAGGAAAACCTTGATTACTTCCATCAAGATCAAGAACTTCAAGAGCTTCAGGGACGTCACACTTAATCTCGGAAAAATAAGTGTAGTGGGCCCAAATGGTAGTGGAAAGACTAACCTAGTTGATGCGTTCTCCCTTCTAAAACAGGTTTTGAGACCCTCCTCGCTTTCACCCTACCCTTTCGCGAGATGGGGCGAATACAAGAACGTAGTGTTCATGCAAGATCCTGGTTTGGATATCTCCTTTGAGCTAGAGGGAAAACACAAGGGAATGGAGTACAGATATTTCCTTGAGATCAACGGCGAGCACTCCTTCACCGTGAAAAGGGAGGAGGTCAGGCTAGGGGACAGGGAAATAGAGAGGGAGAGAGACGCGGTCAAGATTGGGGACAAAAGAATAGAGATCCCCGTGAACTACAGTGTTTTCAATTTATTTAACGCACCTGATCCTGGCTCACCTGATTTGCTCTCCCTTTCTCTGGAGGGCGAATTGAAGGACTTCATGCTAAACTTCTTCAACGACGTCCTTATTCTTCGTTCCACGGAGAGAGCCCTACAACCTGCTCACGTCTCGGCTCCTGAGGGGATTGGGGAGGACGGGGCCGGTCTCCCCAGGGCTCTGTTGGGGAAAAATCTGCCAGGTCAGGTGAGTAACTTCTTGGACTCCCTAAACATGAGCCTAAGGGTAACTGTCTCAGACGACGGTAATGTTACGATCTCCGCTGTGGGGGTCGTGAATGGGAGAGAAATAGTCATTCCCCCAACCTCGATCCCCTCGGGAGTGGTCGAGATGATAACCCTTCTGACCTCAATCGACGTGCTTAAGCCCAGCCTGGTAGTTATAGACGGGTTGGAAAATTCCCTGCACCTGAAGTTCATGGAGAAGTTAATTGACGTTCTTAGATACTCTGAGCCCCAGTTCCTGATCACAACGCACTCGCCCCTGGTCATCGACTTCCTGGATCCCTCAGAGCTCGTGATCCTTGATAGGGAGACTGGAGAGACTAGGGTAACCACGATTCAAGACCCTGAGGGATTGAAGAAAAAGCTCCTGGAGGAGGGTCTGACCCTAGGCGAATGGATCATATACTAGGTGATTTTAGAGGATCTATGGGCCCAGTCAGGAGATGAGCAACCCAAAACCTGTGAAAACGTGTATTTCAATCTCTCGGGGGCAGGTCTCCAAGATTTCTCGAACGCGGTGGACGACCCTTGACCCTCTCTTTAGCTCCCCGGTTAAAGAAGTTTCATAACCCGGCGTGAATACTATACTCATGGAACTCAAAATCACGGTTCTGAGTGACAACTTCTCCTCAACGGTGATACCTCCCCTTCTCGGGGAGTGGGGCTTCTCAGCCCTCGTGGAGTACCAAGGGGTCAAGGTCCTGTTCGACGTTGGCAACTCTGGGATTCCAGTCCTGCACAACGCGTCCCTCCTGGGATTGGACCTAACGCAGGTAGATTACGTTGTCCTAAGCCACGGACATAGGGACCACACTGGCGGGCTTGGTAACCCCAAGCTACTCAAGAAACTCAGGGGGAAGATGGTTATTGCTCATCCCGGCGTATTTGAGCGGAAACTACTCAACTGGTCTGGGAAATTGCAGGACATCTCTATTCCCCTCACTAGGGAGGAGATGGAGAAGGAGTTCTCACTAGTCCTCACCAAGAGTCCCCTCGAGTTCGTTGACGGGCTGGTGTTCAGCGGAGAGGTGAAGAGGTTTGGTTTCCCGCAGTATACGGGAGGCCTTTTCAGGATTGACGGGGGAGTTACCCAGGATAACATGGAGGATGATGCATCACTCTACATCAAGACGGGACAAGGAGCCGTTGCCGTCACAGGTTGCGGTCATGCGGGAGTCCTAAACATAGTAAGGGATCTCAAGGAGAAGGTCAAGCCTGAGGAGATTCAGGCCGTCCTAGGAGGTTTTCATCTCCTTTCCTCTCCACGGGAACATGTGGAGGAGGTGTTCTCAAGCCTGCTCAAGGAGAGCAAGAGAATAGGGCCAGCTCACTGTAGCGGGAACTTGGTGAAATCCCTAGCCCAGAACCAGAAGGTATTCGTGGACATGGGAGTGGGGAAGACCTTCAAGTTAACGTGAAACGTTTAAATCCTCAAGTGATACTCTAGCCATGCAGGAAATTAAGGCTACTGACGACGAGCTCAAGAGAATTTACGAGGATATACCTTCCAGTTACGATAGGGCAAACAGGTTCATCTCCTTCAATCAAGACGTTAGATGGAGAGCCAATCTAGTTAAGACTGCATTGAAGTTCTGTCCCAATCCAGGGTCAGTCCTCGATGTCGCATCAGGTAAGGGAGAGCTCACATACGTTCTTAGGAAGTTCACCCAAGCCTACTCAGTGATGGTGGATTACTCAGAAAACATGTTGAGGCACTCCCTGGTGGAGGGAGATAGGATTCAGGGCTCTTTTGACGCGCTCCCCTTCAGGGATAATTCCTTTGACCTTGTGATGAGTAGTTTCGCGCTTCACGCCTCAGACAACGTTGAAGCGGTGGTGAGGGAGATGGAGAGAGTCTCTCGTCATGTTCTAGCGTTCATTGCCATGGGGAAGCCCGATTCCGTGTGGAAAAGGGCTTACGTTGGATTTTATCTTCATTACGTGATGCCATACATTGCCGCGTTGGGTGGAGCCAAGGCCAGCGATTACAGGTACATCTACTATATTTTCAGGAGGTTGTACACTAACTCGTACTACAGGCAACTGTTCTCTAGACTGCTGAACCTTAGGGTTTACAGGGAGTTAGCACTCAACCTGTTCTACTTTGTTGTGGGAGAGAAAAGGGGAGAAGACGAGAGCTAAAATAAAAAAGAGTATCAAGGCGCATGGGCCAGGTGTGCCGGGATCGTCTCAATTCCGATTACTGCCCCTAGTATTCCTGCCACTATTACAGCTAACCAGAACAACACGAAAACCACAATCCAAGCACCAATTGGCGGATCCTTGTTTTCAACTGCCTGAGACCTTAACCTATCAAGTATCACTGTCACGGGATAACCTAGAATTCCTGCAATACCATACGCAACGTAAAGTCCCAACAACGCCAGTGGTTCCTCTGTCAACCCTAGCCTATAGCCTACAACTCCGTAGTATATTGTGATTAGACCAACGAAGAGGGCAAATATCCCCGTAGTCTGAAGCCTCTTCTCCATGTAAACGGCAATAGAGTAGGAGAGGATTATTATACCCATTAGGAGGTAAACGTCGTAGAAAAGAATATTGTAACTGCCCGGTAAGGTCCATGTAAACTCTCCCCAAAGAGCCATAATCGTGATGACAACTCCTAGGACGCCGGCAGGAATGATAGAGTCATCGAGACTTCTCTTTATGGCACTATATCCCTCCCTCCTGAAGCCTAGATAGGCCTGAATTGTTGTGTAAGCTATGAGAACCGAGACCAAGGGTAAGGTGAATAACATTAAGGCCAAATCATCTATAAACGCCATTTTAATCACCATGTTACCTTTGATTTTCAAGATTTTAAATATGGCATATTGATTTATATTTTGTTTATAATTTCTAACTACGTTATCCGCAATTTATGTTAATTAATACTTTAACTAAATGGGAAAACTACAATTATGTTCAATTGTGGATTGATGTGGATGCCAAGCAGATACGGTATGTCGTCAAGACTCTACCCTCATTCCCGTAATCCTAGTGTAGTCCGGGTACCGTTTAATCTCCTCCAGAATCTTATTCCAGGAATCTAGGTCAACTGGCATGATGAAAAGTTCCCTTTCCTCATTGAGGTTATGATCGAGGACAATCTTCACATACCTCTGAATCCAGTCCTTTCTTCCCTGGGAAATGGAGTTGGTACCATACTTGTCTATGAGTAGGTGATCATTGCTGAAAGGCTTCGCCTTGTCCCCAAACGAGGGAAAGACATATTTGTCCTCTATTATGGCGTGCCACTTTACCACGAAGTTATGCGTCTCCCTGAGAAGAGATAGGCCAAGTTCAGGATCTCGATCTAGTATCTCCATGGCTATGGAGAACCTCAACCTGATCACCGCGTGCTCAAACCTCAGGAGATCCAAGGCGTTATGAACGAACATGATATTATTTCAAGACTCAAGGTAAAGAATCTTGATGTAAACTCCGCACTAAAACTAAAATTTAAGCTAAGGACCGCAGTCAATTTCGTGAAGATAGGATACGTGTCCACCAACTACTCCCTGGACTGTAGGGCTGACGCAACGTTCAGGTTGAAGAGCTTGACTGAGACAAAGGTCTTGGAGACTGCCTCCTCAAACCTCAACTGTCTCAAGAGGATTCTAGCGTGGAATGTGGAACACGGAATCCTCTTCTTCAGGATAAGCTCGAATACCATCCCCTTCGCGTCCCACCCCAAGAACACGACGAACTGGAGGGATGAGCTGAGAGACTTGCTTAAGGAAATTGGGTCTTACGTGAGAAATAACGGAATAAGGGTCTCCATGCATCCTGGACAATACACAGTAATAAACTCTGAAAGAAGGGAGATTATTGAGGCAAGCATTAAGGAGCTGGAGTACCATGCAGATCTCCTAGACCTCATGGGGGAGTCGAGGGGTATATTCAGATACACGTTGGAGGCAGGTCCGGTGGGAAGGAAAGGGGTATCGAGAGGTTCGTGAGGGGCTTCTCTCTTCTTCCAGAAAGCGTTGCGAAGAGGCTTGCCGTGGAGAACGATGACAAGATATATACACTCCGGGATTGCCTCTTACTGCACAGGGAACTTGGAGTTCCCGTAGTATTTGACAACCTCCATCACCAGGTTAACGGTAGCGGGGAGACCCTATCGGAGGCCTTCTCCCTCGCTAAGGACACGTGGAGAGGAACCC from Metallosphaera sedula DSM 5348 harbors:
- a CDS encoding cation-binding protein, whose amino-acid sequence is MFVHNALDLLRFEHAVIRLRFSIAMEILDRDPELGLSLLRETHNFVVKWHAIIEDKYVFPSFGDKAKPFSNDHLLIDKYGTNSISQGRKDWIQRYVKIVLDHNLNEERELFIMPVDLDSWNKILEEIKRYPDYTRITGMRVES
- a CDS encoding apurinic/apyrimidinic endonuclease family protein — encoded protein: MNEHDIISRLKVKNLDVNSALKLKFKLRTAVNFVKIGYVSTNYSLDCRADATFRLKSLTETKVLETASSNLNCLKRILAWNVEHGILFFRISSNTIPFASHPKNTTNWRDELRDLLKEIGSYVRNNGIRVSMHPGQYTVINSERREIIEASIKELEYHADLLDLMGESRGIFRYTLEAGPVGRKGVSRGS
- a CDS encoding apurinic/apyrimidinic endonuclease family protein, with protein sequence MRGFSLLPESVAKRLAVENDDKIYTLRDCLLLHRELGVPVVFDNLHHQVNGSGETLSEAFSLAKDTWRGTPMTDYSSQEPGQMPGVHANTLDENDFREYIGEISRIGDAEIMLEIRDKERSALRAVEILKAVNLLG